From uncultured Pseudodesulfovibrio sp.:
GCGGTTCGTTATGGAAGAGCCGTTGGACAACAAGGCTTTGATCTGTGGATATCGACACATACAAGTTTCCGTTCAGCTTTGGTGAGTGGTGCAACTGGTATCGATCGGCGTATCGGGTATGACAGGCCATGGTTTAACCGTTTTGCGTACACTGAGACTGTTGACAGAAAATTCAATGAGTTGGATGAAATTGAACGACTCATGGAATTGGTCAAGCCCTTGGGTATTGATGTCTCGGCTCCAAAAGCGGAGTTGGTGCTTTCAGAAGAAGCTCGTGGCGCGGCTTCGGCGTATTGGGATACGACCAATTTTGGCAGACCTGTGCTTGGGATTCACCCCGGCTCTACGTGGCCGACAAAATGCTGGCCTGTCGATTATTTCAGCGAGATCACGTCCCGAGCTGTGGAGAGCGGTGCGCATGTCCTTATTTTTGCAGGTCCCGGAGAAGAAGATGTAGCCAGACAAGTGGAACAGGGGGCAAAGGCTGATTCTGCTCATGTGACAAATCTGGCGGGAAAGCTTTCCTTGCCAGAATTGGCAGCTTATCTTGGGAAGCTTGATGCATATTTGAGCAATGATTCCGGACCGATGCACTTGGCGTGGACACAGGATGTTCCCTTGGTGGCCGTGTTTGGTCCAACCGTCCGTTCTCTTGGTTTTTTCCCGCGTGGGGACAACTCCACTGTCATGGAAACAGAATTAGCTTGTCGGCCTTGTGGGCTGCATGGCCCCAAGAAATGTCCGGAAGGACATTTCAAATGCATGAAATTGGTTACACCTGATATGGTTTGGGAGACTCTTCGAAAGAAGCTTGGTGTCTGATTCAAGCAGTGTTTTTGTGAGTAAATATCACATAAAAAAGGGCAGGCTCATGAGAGCCTGCCCTTTTATTTGTAGGGTGAGGATCAGATTGACTAGCAGGTGCCTGCATCCGTACCGCTGGACTTGCAGTTGATGCGCATGATTGCACGCTTCAGAGCAGTCTGGTTGCGGATGGCGTCGATCTTTTCCTTGGCCGCGGTAGCACGCTCTTCAGCACGCTCCTTGGCTAATTTGGCGCGGTCGGTATCGATCTCGGTGGCCTTTTCAGCAACTTCGGCCAGAATAGTGACCTTGTTGTGGCTGACTTCGGCGAATCCACCGGAGACGAAGACGTAATGCGCCTTGCCGTCTTGGTTATAATGGAGATTGCCGATTCCCAGAGCGGACAGGAAGGGAACGTGGTTCGGCAAGATACCGAATTCACCCATGATACCGGGTGCGCCCACGTAATCCACGTCCTCGGAAAGTACTTTCCGGTCGGGAGTGACGATCTCAAGTTTCAATGTGGCCATGAATTACCTCGCTTACTGCTTGGCTTTTTCGATGGCTTCCTCGATTCCGCCGCACATGTAGAAGGCCTGCTCGGGCAGGTCGTCGTACTTGCCGTCGAGAATGTCGCGGAATGCCTGCACGGTGTCCTCGGTCTTGACGTAGACACCGGAAACACCGGTGAAGACTTCAGCAACGTGGAACGGCTGGGACAGGAAGCGCTGGACGCGACGAGCGCGAGCAACGGTCTGTTTGTCTTCGTCAGACAGCTCGTCCATACCGAGAATAGCGATGATATCCTGGAGATCCTTGTACTTCTGCAACACGGACTGGACTTCACGAGCAGTCGCGTAGTGCTCTTCACCGATAACATCGGGGGAGAGGATACGGGAAGTGGAGTCAAGCGGGTCAACAGCTGGGTAGATACCGAGCTCGGAGATCGCACGAGACAGAACCAAGGTGCCGTCAAGGTGAGCAAAGGTGGTAGCCGGTGCGGGGTCTGTCAAGTCATCAGCAGGAACGTAAACGGCCTGGACGGAGGTGATGGAACCCTTGTTGGTGGAGGTAATACGCTCCTGCAGCTTACCAAGGTCAGTACCCAGAGTCGGCTGATAACCAACCGCGGAAGGCATACGGCCGAGAAGTGCGGAGACCTCTGCGCCAGCCTGAGTGAAGCGGAAGATGTTATCAACGAACAGGAGCACGTCCTGGCCTTCTTCGTCACGGAAGTACTCTGCGCAGGTCAGTGCGGTCAGAGCAACACGTGCGCGGGCTCCCGGAGGTTCGTTCATCTGGCCGTAAACTAATGCGGCTTTCTCCAGAACGCCAGCTTCTTTCATTTCGTAGTAAAGGTCGTTTCCTTCACGGGTACGCTCACCAACACCAGCGAATACGGAGATACCACCGTGCTGCTTAGCGATGTTGTTGATCATTTCCATAAGGATAACGGTCTTGCCAACACCTGCGCCGCCGAACAGGCCCATCTTGCCGCCTTTCGGGAACGGGATGAGCAGGTCAACGACCTTGATGCCGGTTTCGAGCAGTTCCACCTTGGTGGACAGTTCGGTGAATGCCGGAGCTTCACGGTGAATGGGAAGACGCTTTTCGCAGGGAACCGGACCCATTTCATCAGCAGGCTCACCAACAACGTTCATGATGCGGCCCAAGGAGCCAGCACCGACAGGAACGGTGATCGGAGATTCAAGGTCGGTTGCTTCCATGCCGCGGACGAGACCTTCGGTGGCGTCCATGGCGATGGTGCGTACGACGTTGTTACCCAAGTGCTGTGCAACCTCACAAATGAGGATAGGTGCATCAGCGCTATTGGGATTTTTAATCTCCATCGCAGACAGAATGTTGGGAAGATTCCCTTCGGCAAATTCGACGTCGACAACGGCGCCGATTACCTGAACGATTTTACCAGTATTAGCCATTTTTCATAGCCCCCTTTTATCCTTTCAGCGCTTCCACGCCGCCGACAATGTCCATAAGATCGCCAGTAATGGCGGCCTGCCTTGTCTTGTTGAAGAGCAAGGTCAGGGAATCCGTCAGTTCGTCACACGCCTTGGTGGCGTTATCCATGGCAGCCATACGGGCAGCATGTTCGGAGCAGGAAGTGTCCAACATACCCCGATAGACCTGGACCTTGATGAACCGAGGCAGAAGCTCGGCCAGCAGGCCCTCAACAGACGGTTCATATAAGTAGTCTCCGGAGCCACTCTCG
This genomic window contains:
- the waaF gene encoding lipopolysaccharide heptosyltransferase II, which produces MSEYKKIGVWQTAFLGDAVLTLPMLRAIKDRFPDAELHFFVRTGFESIFAGQSEITAVHGFAKRGAQKSLNAAVRYGRAVGQQGFDLWISTHTSFRSALVSGATGIDRRIGYDRPWFNRFAYTETVDRKFNELDEIERLMELVKPLGIDVSAPKAELVLSEEARGAASAYWDTTNFGRPVLGIHPGSTWPTKCWPVDYFSEITSRAVESGAHVLIFAGPGEEDVARQVEQGAKADSAHVTNLAGKLSLPELAAYLGKLDAYLSNDSGPMHLAWTQDVPLVAVFGPTVRSLGFFPRGDNSTVMETELACRPCGLHGPKKCPEGHFKCMKLVTPDMVWETLRKKLGV
- a CDS encoding F0F1 ATP synthase subunit epsilon, with product MATLKLEIVTPDRKVLSEDVDYVGAPGIMGEFGILPNHVPFLSALGIGNLHYNQDGKAHYVFVSGGFAEVSHNKVTILAEVAEKATEIDTDRAKLAKERAEERATAAKEKIDAIRNQTALKRAIMRINCKSSGTDAGTC
- the atpD gene encoding F0F1 ATP synthase subunit beta, yielding MANTGKIVQVIGAVVDVEFAEGNLPNILSAMEIKNPNSADAPILICEVAQHLGNNVVRTIAMDATEGLVRGMEATDLESPITVPVGAGSLGRIMNVVGEPADEMGPVPCEKRLPIHREAPAFTELSTKVELLETGIKVVDLLIPFPKGGKMGLFGGAGVGKTVILMEMINNIAKQHGGISVFAGVGERTREGNDLYYEMKEAGVLEKAALVYGQMNEPPGARARVALTALTCAEYFRDEEGQDVLLFVDNIFRFTQAGAEVSALLGRMPSAVGYQPTLGTDLGKLQERITSTNKGSITSVQAVYVPADDLTDPAPATTFAHLDGTLVLSRAISELGIYPAVDPLDSTSRILSPDVIGEEHYATAREVQSVLQKYKDLQDIIAILGMDELSDEDKQTVARARRVQRFLSQPFHVAEVFTGVSGVYVKTEDTVQAFRDILDGKYDDLPEQAFYMCGGIEEAIEKAKQ